The Levilactobacillus namurensis genomic interval ATCTGCTCAATCTTCGTCGCATAATCATCGCGGATACCCTTGATGTAACTGACATTTTCGGCAATCTTACCTTTGACGTAGCCGTCAAGCTGCGCATCTCCTGCGACTGGATTAATTGCCATGATTACCGGCTTACCACTAGGAAGCAACGTTGCATGCTTCACCAACTCGTGAGCCTGAATCTGTGACGACACGTTGGCACGATTACTGGTGTTGATAGCCGACATAAACCGCTCAACCATTTGCTTCGCGTCAGTGTCTGTAAAAGAACCAAGAATCAGCTCCTTTAACCGGTTAATTATGGATTCAACCCAGTCGATCATGTCGTCGTTGTAAAGCGAGTCGTTGACAGTTCCTCGGTCAATTACTGGCTTGACCTCTGACTTAAGCAACAGTAGTGTAGTGCTCTCAACTTGGCCTACAGCCTTACCGACAGTATGTGCGTATGATTTCTCAATTCTTAGTGGATAACGCGTGTGTGGCACTCTCATGGCTAATCACCGCCATGTTCTTTGCGATAAGCCTCAACTACCGCCCGGCGCTCGTCATCACTCATACTGTCCATATCAACTGAGCCATCCGGGTCCATGCCACTGGAACCAAAACGTGCCTCTCGAACCTCTTCAGGTCCTTGCACGCCGTTTTGAATGTAAATCTGGTCGGCCTGAGCGTTTGCTAAGCGAATCTGCGAATCGGTTTGCGAATCAACCGACCACAGCGGGTTAAATTCGATGGACCAGTCAACAGTGTCAGGGTCCAACGGTCCGCCACACTCATCACTGGCTCGCATAAGCAACTTGAGCAAGTATTCCAGTTGGGGACGCATCTTGTTTTCTTGGTCTGAAGCAATGCGGCTATAGTAATTCATCACATCATACTGTGCCCCAGTCAGTGTCCCGGCCTCTTGGCCTTTAAGAACCGACTTAGGCATGCGGGCCGCGCCGCTAAGGTATTCCCACAAGAAATCAAGTAGGCTGTCAATGCCACCGACGTTGGTTGACTCCTTGGTCAACTCTTCCTTGTCACTAATTAATGCGGTGGACTCAGTTCTAAACTTTGACGAAGCAGCCGCCCCGACCTGCAACAGCTTATCGGGGCTCGTATCGTCAACCGATGGAGACTTGAAGACTTTGAAAACATAGTCGTAAAGAATCTCACCAACCGAGTAGAGCCCTGTATCCATCGTCATTAAGATGTCGTAAATGGTCTCCAATAGCGAGACACCTTCCGTTTCATCTTCGAACCGCAGTTCTTGTTGGCGAAGCAAACGTGACTTATCTACCTGCTGTACCCCATAATAATTTGACCCTTGCACGTCAGCGGTTCCGTTGTTGATCTGATAACTTAGAGCTTGCCCGTAAGTTGGTGAGAAGACGTCATCATCGAACTTGGTCTCGTTGACCTTCTTGGAGCTAAACGCCGTAATAAATGGGATTCGCAACAGTCTGTCTGGGTTCAAAGGGTCCTCAAGTCCATAATTCCAGCTCTCGGTCGTACTGATAGCAATATACCCCGCTCGGTAAAGCCGTGAGTATCGGTAAAGGTCCTTGAATCGCTTCTGAGCATTCAATTCATTTAATCGTGCCTCATACTTAGCTGCTAAGGAATTATCGTCCATCTTGATATGCCAGCCGTTACGGGTCATATCCTCAGCGGGAATGTCCACGATGTTTCGGGCCATCGAATTACCCTGATACAGTTGCTCCAACTCGTAGTCGCCCAAATGGTGTCCCATCCCCGGCCGCTGCATACAGAAGGGGTCTGGGTGTCGTGTTCCTGCCGTTGGTGCCTGCTTGGTCTGCATAAAGTCCATAATCAATGGATTACCATCAAGTCCCACAATATCTTTGCTCATTCACTCACCTCCTTGCTTATACAACACCGAAGCGCTTCTCTAGTGACTCGTATTGAATAATGTACTTTTCTAAGCCGTATCTGAGTGCGTCAATAAAGTGATTATTGGCGTCTACCGGCTTATTCAACCAGTTTCCGTCCTTATCACGGTCGAAGACATACGTGTTAAACTCTTCAATCGCATGCACACAACTAGGCAGGATGTGAATTCGATAGCCCTGCAAGAAGTTGATTCCATAGTCGATTGAATCAGGGCCTTTAATCGACGCATGCATACGCCGCACGCCTTTAGCCTGTAACTCATCAATCAATCGAGGTTCAGCACAATCGGCCCCAATATCGGACTTTAAGTAGTGGTTATCGTCCAACCAATCGAAGATGTCCTGTGTCGTCATGGCCTTCTGATACAGCTCTTTAAAAATCCAGATATCCTTGGTCTCACGATTAATAGCAGCTTCAGCAAAGGTCGTGGGGTCATGAGTGAACCCAAAGTCCATCCCGTGACCTACGCCATCCGACTCAGCTACTACCTTGTTGACATCAAAGTCTTCAACAATCCAGTTTTCAAATACAAGTCCCTCAGCAACACCCCAGTTGCCGTCACAGACAATCTGAGCCCGTCTAGGGTTAGTTCGATACAAGTCTAGGTATCTTTGCCTATCTTGCTTATCAAGCCACTCGTTGACCCTAAAGGTAGTCGTTCGAGCAAAAACATCTGGTTTACGTGTCTCCGGGTCAAAAAACATTGGTTTCAACCAATGCCGTTCCGACCAAGGGTTAAAGGTTAGCGTGATTTGCTTGAAGAACTCCTTCTTCCACTTCTCCCGCTTGATTAACTCGTCCGCTGGAACGTACTGGTGTTCAGCATAGGGATCATCTAAGCTCCCACGAATGGATTCAACAACTGTTTCGAACTTATCCGAGTTCTCGATTTCGTACGCCTCCTCGAACCAAGCCCAGCTAAGAATACCCGTATCCACGTCAACTGAGGTGACCTTCAGTGGATCATCTAGTCCACGGAAAATAATCTTTTGACCGGTGGGCAAATAGGTAATCTCTGGCTTACCTTCATTGCATTTGAAAAGGCGACTAACCCCGAATCGGTTAATCGCCCATTTAAGCACCGTGTACGTCGAATCATGATTGGTGTTGGAGTACCGGCGGACCACCAGTAGGTTAGACCAAGGATACTTCATAATTCGGTAGATGAAGTTTAACGCCGTGGTCCGAGACTTCTTAGATCCACGGGAACCCTTGACTACGCGAAAAAAGTGTCGATCACGCCAAAACTCATTGTAGCCATGACCAATCAGGTACTTAATCTTTATCTTCGGTCGCTTAGCTGTCGTTACCATCGGCATCTCCTCCAATCTCTTCATCATCTTCTGGTACGTCATCAACGAATGTCGGTAACGGCAGGTTATCACGGTCGCTATCACGCTTAAGCTGAGCAACTTCTGCTTTAGCCTTGTCAACTTGGGCCTCCATCAACGTGATACGCTTGCGCCGGATATCATTTTCATCAGCAATTGCTACGAACTGCTTAATCAAGTTCCCTAGCGTCCCCATTGCCCGAGACTGTGCCGCCATAAAGGTGGCCTGTTTGTCCCATGCATACTGCACGTCGTAGGTTGTCCCCATACCTGAACCAGAAATCTCATCGCTTAGATCATTGTGATCGTTAACGTACATAATCTGCTGGGCCCTGATAATTGCCGTGTACTGCAGCGTAATATTTTGCCAGATGATATCTGCCGGCGATTGTTGCTCAACAACCTGCAGAATGTCGCTAGTTTCATCGGGAAGCCACTTGGCAAACAAACCATGGGTGACCGCGTTGTGATTGTGTGGTGGCGCCCCGCCATGGTTACCAACTGCATTATGATTATCGTGGAGTGAATCGTAACGCTCCGTTTGAATCGGAGCGTTACGTTTAGTGTCCCCATCCCAATGATCCGTTGATTTCCACTTGCGAATCGTTGAAGCAGACACGCCCAGCTCTCTGGCAATATCTTTAAGTGGCTCCTGTTTTCCGGATTCCAGCCAAATCGATTTAGCCTTGTCCCGGTCTGGATTTCTTCGTCTTGACAACCGTGCTCACCACCTCCCCACATCCGTGTTGTTTTGTAATTGCTGCTAAATACCGAGACTAATCAACCAACGTGTCCCGAATTAACTTTTCAGCAAACAAATTTTTCCGTTGTTTTTCGGTCAGTTCATTTGTTGGCGTCGGACTTAGTTGGGCATAAAAATCACCATAGGCATCCCTTTCCAACCCTATGACGTAACAGGGAGAGCCTTCATATTCTATTTCTTGGTTATACGAATAAGCCCATGAAAATTGAGCTGCGTTTTCTGGATTAAGCTTAACTGTGATGCTCATTGCTCTCATCCTTTGCTTT includes:
- the terS gene encoding phage terminase small subunit — protein: MSRRRNPDRDKAKSIWLESGKQEPLKDIARELGVSASTIRKWKSTDHWDGDTKRNAPIQTERYDSLHDNHNAVGNHGGAPPHNHNAVTHGLFAKWLPDETSDILQVVEQQSPADIIWQNITLQYTAIIRAQQIMYVNDHNDLSDEISGSGMGTTYDVQYAWDKQATFMAAQSRAMGTLGNLIKQFVAIADENDIRRKRITLMEAQVDKAKAEVAQLKRDSDRDNLPLPTFVDDVPEDDEEIGGDADGNDS
- a CDS encoding minor capsid protein is translated as MLKSEVKPVIDRGTVNDSLYNDDMIDWVESIINRLKELILGSFTDTDAKQMVERFMSAINTSNRANVSSQIQAHELVKHATLLPSGKPVIMAINPVAGDAQLDGYVKGKIAENVSYIKGIRDDYATKIEQIIYRGVTKGQSYGEMAEAIRHQGKVSRNRAAFIARDQSGTIYSQMTRTRHQAAGINHFQWRGMMDERERASHVAREGIIYNYDTADLLPGEDYGCRCTGDPVFDDELDDSEE
- a CDS encoding PBSX family phage terminase large subunit, with translation MPMVTTAKRPKIKIKYLIGHGYNEFWRDRHFFRVVKGSRGSKKSRTTALNFIYRIMKYPWSNLLVVRRYSNTNHDSTYTVLKWAINRFGVSRLFKCNEGKPEITYLPTGQKIIFRGLDDPLKVTSVDVDTGILSWAWFEEAYEIENSDKFETVVESIRGSLDDPYAEHQYVPADELIKREKWKKEFFKQITLTFNPWSERHWLKPMFFDPETRKPDVFARTTTFRVNEWLDKQDRQRYLDLYRTNPRRAQIVCDGNWGVAEGLVFENWIVEDFDVNKVVAESDGVGHGMDFGFTHDPTTFAEAAINRETKDIWIFKELYQKAMTTQDIFDWLDDNHYLKSDIGADCAEPRLIDELQAKGVRRMHASIKGPDSIDYGINFLQGYRIHILPSCVHAIEEFNTYVFDRDKDGNWLNKPVDANNHFIDALRYGLEKYIIQYESLEKRFGVV
- a CDS encoding anti-CBASS protein Acb1 family protein, with the protein product MSKDIVGLDGNPLIMDFMQTKQAPTAGTRHPDPFCMQRPGMGHHLGDYELEQLYQGNSMARNIVDIPAEDMTRNGWHIKMDDNSLAAKYEARLNELNAQKRFKDLYRYSRLYRAGYIAISTTESWNYGLEDPLNPDRLLRIPFITAFSSKKVNETKFDDDVFSPTYGQALSYQINNGTADVQGSNYYGVQQVDKSRLLRQQELRFEDETEGVSLLETIYDILMTMDTGLYSVGEILYDYVFKVFKSPSVDDTSPDKLLQVGAAASSKFRTESTALISDKEELTKESTNVGGIDSLLDFLWEYLSGAARMPKSVLKGQEAGTLTGAQYDVMNYYSRIASDQENKMRPQLEYLLKLLMRASDECGGPLDPDTVDWSIEFNPLWSVDSQTDSQIRLANAQADQIYIQNGVQGPEEVREARFGSSGMDPDGSVDMDSMSDDERRAVVEAYRKEHGGD